The following is a genomic window from Xiphophorus couchianus chromosome 5, X_couchianus-1.0, whole genome shotgun sequence.
AGGGAGTTTTTACTACTTTCTGATAGGAATTAATGTCACTTAGATAATTTAGCCCCATATAGAGATGAGTCGGCGCTTTCTTATTTTATGGCGGCAAAATTGAACTGAAAGTGCgctattattatattttatagtgAAAATGTGAATTCATTATAAGCAAATAATCCTCGTGAAATCGATGGACTTTACTGAGCTCTGAATGGAAACAGCGGTAGAAAACCTGAATAATTACATCCTGTTTATTATTGCCGTCACATTTTTCAACAACACATCGAtgcatataaaatattaaaaccatttCAGCTATACAGAAACAATTTCTGtaagatacatttaaaaaatatgacagaaCTAATGATTTATGGCAAAATCTCATGAAAAAATGCCTTCCTTATGTTATTTAGAAGGCATAAAACATTTGCATGATTAAGGACAGCATTCTCTTGTAAAATCTAATTAGTGGgccatttttttagttttcagatattaaatataacaaactTTTACTActaaggaaggaaaaaagtgcTGCAGGTTGATAGAAGTTTTgacttcaacaaaaaaaaagagaaaacattaacGGACGCTTTCATTTCCTTTGGTCCATATTATAAACTAAAAAAACGCATGCATACAAGAAAACTGGGAGGCTTTAGTTTTGATTCTTATaatgaacagaagaaaaatgtaattttcagttGTTGAACTGATCAGGTGTAAAATACTGATTGTTAATACTTTCCTTATTGATTTGTAACatattgtaaattaaatatagtTGATTTTGGGGCAACTTCATACTGTCAACTTGCAACGCTTGTTTTTATGAGTAGAAGATTTATAATGAGCACATGTCCTCTAAATGCACGTTAATATCTTATTTAGGACTTGCCTGTTTGCAGAGGAGCGACAGAAGCagcaaaatgtggaatgaaAAGAAACAGAGTTCACCTTCTGATCGGTGAGTTTGGCATCTTGTTGCATTTgtagataaataaactttgtgtAAAACActtagagatgttttttttaatactcagTGGTCAGATTGTTGCCATCATCATCTTTACTCTCGGTCTGGAAACTTTGCTGCCCTGGAACTTCTTCATCACCTCTTCACAggtttttatatacatatatacatgtAAAAATTCTTTCATTGTCCGCTGTCtttgaaaatgcatttaaattattcttttatgtttttctgtcttcaagTACTTTAACATGCAGCTGAATGAGAGCGTCTCCTCTAACGGTACGTCAGGCCCGGTGCAGAGAAAGTACAACTACGACAGCTGGATGGTTTTGCTCTCCCAGcttcctctgctcctcttcACTCTGCTCAACTCGTTGCTCTACCAGTGGTGTGTGCAGCTGAAGCTAAAATTTGGATAATTTATTATTCGTCTCATTTTTCGTTTAGTGTTCTAGTAATCTggcattattttatgaaaatcttCCTCTGGCGTCTGCAGGGTGAAGGAGCGTCTCCGCGTGGCCTTCAGCCTAGTcgtcatcttcctcctcttcgcCCTCACTGCCGCCCTGGTCCAGGTCGACATGCAGCCCGACAACTTCTTTTCGGTCACTATGGCAACCATTTGGTTCTTCAATGGTACGTTCCTGAACATTATTTCTGAAATCCTCTGGTTTCAGAATGTAGATCTTTTTGATGAAGTCCGTAAACTCGATTTCATTCTCGAGGAAACGTTGGATTGTCAAGCAGatatttatcacataaaatgtctGCCTGGATGTGCAATATTTTAAGGAGCACTTTGATACTCCCGTTGTTTCATAACGCCTGATGTGATCAATCTGAGCTGATTGTTTTAACctgtgtgtgttaatgtgtgtgtgtgcagtgttcAGTGCAGTGCTGCAGGGCAGCCTCTTCGGGATGGTCGGCCTGTTTCCTCCTCGTTACAGCACCGTGTTCATGAGCGGTCAGGGCCTGGCTGGGATCTTCGCAGGCGTCGCCATGCTGTGCTCCATCATGAGTAAGAACCTTAAGAACACCtgcattattttatatatttttttaaggttttattggctagtggcctttatttgatagtttgacagaattgacaggaaagtgggtaatgagagaagggggaagacatgcggcaaaagttgccaggctgggaatcgaacctgcgacgtccgcatcgaggactaaggcctccttatgtgggttgtgcttcacccctgcaccaccacaacACCTGCATTATTACAGTTACAATAAACAATTACTGTTCTTCTATAATATTGGCAATAATACCGATTTATATGATCtaaatcagacttttttcaATTGTATCTTTAatgattttcaaagaaattttaCGTAGCATACACTCACTAAATCCTTTTGTCAATAGttaagaagaaaaggaaagtaCAGTAGATAAACTACTATACAACTACTATTTCCCAGAGCAAGATTGGTATGCTGCGTTCAGTTCCTGACAAATTAATCGCTTCTCAAGTGAAAGTTGTCTGATTTCTTCATGCATTTCTAGTTATATTTATTGGTGTTACAAGAGTGCATAACTATTTATCATGCTCATCATGGATCATTTTGCTAATTCCAGATCACACTGAGGtgtcacactgcaaaaacacaaaaccttaatttttgtctagtttttggtgcaaatatcttagtacacttgaaataaaacaaaactaattccctaataacaatgaaaaagtgctagttccattggcaaattatttataagacattttccccatgttgtaagtttatttatctgccaatggaacaagtactttttcatcaatattaaggaattattgacttaacaCAAGCCTCCATATTTCaagtgattttgtgtttttgcagtgcagctgtAGTGCTGACAGTCATAAGAGACTGACCCtacaataaactgaaaatctgtttcTCTGCAGGTAAAAGTGACCCAAAGTCAGCTGCCTTGGGATACTTTGTCACTCCATGTTTGGTCACGTTAGGGGCTCTACTCTGCTACCTGCTGCTGCCACACCTGGTGAGCTGAgtctccaaaataaaagaaaaattaatgagGAAGCCTGGTAgttctggaaaacattttaaaaaataagagacTAGAGATCAGTTTCTCTGGCTTTACtttgtataggtttatgtttgggtaaaatgaacattgttattttatgaactactgacaacatgtctctgaaattccaagcaaaaaatttgaatttatttgctaTATTGAGAAACggtcaaaataacaacaaagatGCAtcgctttcagacctcaaataatgcaaaagaaacaagttgatattcatttagaagcaacaaagttttaactcaggaagagttcagaaatcaatatttggtggaataaccaggaggttttcaatgcaGTTCAGCGGAGCGGACTCTTCATTTTATCCAGAGCTGTATATGTGTGAAACTGTGTCATTTTCTATTTGTACAGCCTCCTGATGTTGTTGGCTTCCCTTGCAGGAATTTGCTCATTATTATCTGAACAGAAATCAGGCTGTCAAACTGGACACATCTAATAAGCTCCTCAGCAACACAGGTTGGTTTTATGTagtaaatttaaaatgacatcaGCGGATTTAATGCAATTAAGTATTTCGGAAATCTTTGACTTACctgcctttttttccttcttatttCTGAAGACAAAATAGCCTTAAATGACAACGTAAAAGACCTGGAGGCGAGAGGAGTCCCAGAGGAGAGTAGAGAGCGCTCTTCTGTCTTTGCTGTCTTTAAAAAGGTAAATTCATCCTCACATTGTTTTCTCTGTGATGAGAGATagttaaagatgtaaaaataaagtcaggtCCAGctaaagatgaaacaaaactgcttttctttctcAGCTTAAAGTcgtctgttgttgttgtctgaCAGATCTGGCTGATGGCTCTGTGTGTGACGTTTGTGTTCGCCGTCACGCTGTCGGTGTTTCCTGTCATCACAGTCCGAGTGAAGACGGTCTACACGAAGAACGCTGACTGGGGTGAGACACTGACAAACTGCAGCGCCGGAGGGAAGCAAGACGCATTATTTCATGcctcattcatttatttttaaaccctgtaaataaaaatagatatttcagagagaaaaagaaaatcatatttgTCATTCATTTGCCTCATAATGGAGCCAAtagttatttaatattttaattttttatgatataaagttGAATAATCtctgcattttctatttgtgcatttaatatgtaattaatttactatttttatgcaataaaacaaatgctatgttttgttttaatgctgaTTTGTACTTAGCCTGgtctgttttctgtgtccttcaGACAAAGTGTTTACCTGTGtgtgctgcattcttgtttttaacatcATGGATTTGGCCGGCCGCAGCGCCCCGTCTCTCTTTCAGTGGGTGAGTCTGCAGACACGCTTCCAGAATATTCCTCACTTCTAAAGTTAAACGATCAACAACTTATAGgaaaactggattttcttcATTGTACTGAGCTTTTCTAAGAagatttttgtgaaatttctgattaaattaattgaaatcaTCTATCTTTCCAGGTAAAATCATAAGATTAAAAAGCAAGCCGAAAGGTTTAGTCTTAACttgtattttgaatttaaaaaatgcttttttgcaTAAGCTTCCCAGTTGGCTAAAGGgagaaattcacattttgcacctttttatacgcttaaaaaaacaaaaacactcctgttttttggcaataagttgatgtttttttggtgtctagaaaaagagcaatttcaaaaacctttggtatgtaacgtcacaaatcagcaggcattgcccgttacctagcaacccaagcagagttccagctggttttactgctgcagaCATTTGTCTGCTAGAAAAGAcgaatgttttgttgttgacttactatcCAGAAACTATGTGCTACattcttgttgtttgtgcaggaggctctacttctgcttttcaaagatgtacagttgtaaaATTGCGCATCTTcatgcagccattttcatgtgcaagtgtaaacgttgagctGGGGGCGCAGCCAGCAGCCACTTATTGacatttaaagagacaagagCTCATTCTGAAAAGAGCTCAAATAGGCAGAGCCGatcaaactaaaatctcattatctaaaaataattttgtgcaaaaaatgtagtaagcatgttttgtataggataagttagacctatcctaacctgttcaaggctAAAGAGCTTTAAAGTTTCGACATGATTTCTGACTTCCTCTGCTGATGTTTGTGCAGCCGTCCAAACAGAGCCGTCTGTTTCCCGTCGCTGTTCTGTCCCGTCTTGTCTTCATCCCTCTGCTCATGATGTGCAACATTCCCAACTCGAAGCTCACCGTCCTCTTCAGACACGACAGCGCCTTTGTTGTCATCATGGCTCTGTTCTCCTTCTCTAACGGCTACCTGGCGACCCTCTGCATGGCCTACGCTCCACAGTAAGTACTAAACCAGAACCATGCAACATTAGACTCTCTCAGTCTTCTGATGGCTGTAAATCATCTCATCATTTTTATCGATGACCTTCTAAACATTGTTATAAGTTAACTGTAACTAATCTTAATGTTTTAAACAGAGTGCTGCGTAGTTCCAAGCTCTGTTCTGTTAGATGAAACTTCAATCAGCTTCCTTTGTTCAACAAACTCTCAAACTAACTACAAACCACCGGCCACTATGAGATTCTCTTATGATAACCgtgagtaaaaataatacagtttcTACTGCAGTAGAAATTATTGCAGTAGAATAATACTGCAATAATAATTTCTGCAGtattattgcaataataaaacagcaataatGCTGTACTGTACATGCATGTAgcataaatgtgttattttgacGTTTAGATTTAAGCAGAAATTATATTAAGTATCAGCTAAATCTAGCTGGAAAGATCTTGGAAAGGTAAGGTTTGAAAATCAGACACTTTTCAAAACACACTTCCTACGGATGCGACCAAAGCTTTCTCCTAGATTTTTCCTCTTGCTTACGACGATGACGGATACGgattagaaatatttatgaGACAATGGATGGTCATGATGGGGAAACTAAAAGAGCCCCAACCATCTCTCTCTTTACGACCATCATATATAAGGTCTACATTTTACCAGCAGCTCGTTTACTATTTCACCTGTTAGTGAAATAATAAACAGCCTCATTTCTTTAcagcaagatatttttcccatgtttttagtgaaataatctcccaatAAAACTGGAATTTTTTCATAAACTGACTAAAAACGAGCTTATGTATCttgttgaaaaattatttgtaagttaattatgtcttatttcaagtgtaataagatgtttgcactagaaaccaaaccaaaaatacttggtaagattttgtgctttgcAGTGATATAATTCAATatgactgaatataaataaataactcctGCAGTGTATTAtgagcctggcgggccaccaggcttagcattgtttatttagtttagtttttttttttaattattgccttttttttaagactttgtagttggtgtttaggtattaatcttccagtcttccaGTAACGCAAaactatcaagtgatatttacaaattttctgtcaactttaaaacattttttaacttaaaaacagGACGGCTGCTGGAATAAATGACTGCCCGAGCACCgagcttagcaagttttctgggggaaaccctgtaacTAATATGCTGagtataaatgtatttgtaattttcagcagtgaaaataatttttatgtagTAAATATGGCATCAAAACTGGCTCCACTCCAGTCCAGGGCCCCACATCTTTGTAAATCCAGCCCTGTCTTCAGTAATTGATCAAACAttcagcacaaaaataaaaatttgatttcagtttCCATCTAAACTATAGGGCTGTTGAAACATTCATCAGTCCAagctgtttaaaatattttcatgtttcgCTTGTTTGGAACTAAATTTGCTAAATTACCAGCGCCACCTGCTGTCCAACATGAAAAGAATCAACATTCAAAGCGATCAAGCTGATGGTTAAAGCGGAATCAGCTTCATTTTGGGTTTGTTGGCTCTAATAGTTTCTTTTCTGCAGGTTGGTGAGGAGCAGAGACTGTGAGACGGCCGGCTCTCTGATGACCTTCTTCCTCGTTCTGGGTCTGGCTGTGGGAGCCTCCTTCTCATTCCTACTGGGAAATCTGGTTTAGACAAAGTCCACGTAAAAACCCAACATAAAGCACCTAGATCAGGACTCTTGTATTTCTTTTTGCTCATGTTTGCATTTAGCATTATCACTTTTTTATActgtttgtaattattttaccattttttaagatttatttttaactttttcaaaacaacttaAACATTTGGAGCACTAAAGCCTTGTATTAGtaacacaaaaaattaattaaaattagcaCTCActatcgccccctgctggtaaGATGAGGTGAATgcataaaagtttaaagattGTGTTTAGAAGTAAAGAAAGGTCAATGCAGCTAATAAGAATTTCTTTGTAACTGTAACCCAAACAACCACATAAATCAGTCTTTGTTaatctgtagatttttttttttttttacatattttgatgCACTAAATTGACGTTTTATGGTTTATAAAGGGATTTTTGTCTGAAGTGACTTTATTGTTTGATCTTGTGTGCtgcttatttatattttctgtggCTTTTTTGTAATGTAAGATTCTTgttttctatatatttataaaaccgGTTTTGTAAAACTGATCCTTTTCATTAAAGTTGCTTAAAAAGTTGTGTGTGAGGCAAAGTAGTTTTTGTAtgattgtctgtttttaatctcCTAGAATGGAGTTCTTTtctgtgtgggttttttttgtacttcctcaattaaagtataaataataaaatggtaGTTTTACAAAGGCTCATGTTCGTTTCTGaatattaacatttcatttctctAAATTGTGCTGAGCACTGGTTTGAGCCTGAGTGGAGTAAGGGCGCCACCTAGTGGTGAGATTTTCGTCCCTTTTAGAAGGCTGGTGTTCCTTTACAGCGTCACTGCCATCTTTAATTAattctttatttgttcattaTATTCAGGTAGTTTTCATCTTGTTGATGTTGATATTTAgacataagaaaaacaaaagaaatatatatttatttattaacggAATAATTATTGGCTAGAAAGCAAAAGAGCTGCTTagagttttttgggtttttttacataatttgaacaagacaaaattaaaaatgctaaaagaagaattttgggtagaacatatttacagaaaaaaattgttaattttttcttaaatgcaaaatgcggtgtgtttttttttatttagcagtttTTGCTTAATAACTTTTCTGACTTGgttgttaaaggaaaaaaagtaagaGTAAATATCCTTTAATTTGCACAGTACCCAAAACCAGAGAGAACAATTGTTCAAGCATGCAAAGCATAAGTCGACAAAAGCAACTAACAAAATAGAGCAACTCCACCATGTTGCCAAAATGAGCAACGTAGTTCTAGGATCACCTTTAGTTGCGTCACCGTTGATCTGAGCAGCACTTTGCCTCCACTGACCGTGTTTCCTCTCCCACAGGCTCGGCCCTTTCCTTTAGCCAACAGacctctggcttcctcccattCTTCCActctgtggaaaataaaaataaaattcagagagTGCTTCTGACTTTCACTAAATCACAGAAAGTAAGAGTGAAGCCTTACCATcagaagaatttattttattacatttcctgCACAGTTGGTGAGTACTTCTGGGACGTAAATCACGCTTGTTTATTAGACGTATGGAAAGGAAGTTCTTATCAGATTTCTTAATATTCCTGCTGACACGATTACTAAATATCATATTATTCACCTTCCATTGAAATGACCGCAGATTGCTGAGTTTAATGTACAGATCCAAGCTGTTGTACTGTTTCCTTTGTTATTcacattgtttctttttgtttttccatacaAACCCCTCTGAACATTTAGTAAAGTTTTACGGTGAGTTTAGTTCAGTGTCTGTactgtttataaaatgttttattgcttggatttttcGACTAGATAAATCTTAAAACCAGACTGAAGATTAATTATATAGTCTGCAGATGAGTTCACTGCTttccggagtacccagagagaacatgcaaactccggccttgtccctagtggggtcaggaggggttctggtgcctatctccagtgtgacatttcaggcgagaggcggggttcaccctggacaggacACCAGTCCAtggcagggcaacacagagacagacaggacaaacaaccacacacacaaatcaagggagaatttagagaccaattaacctgacagtcatgtgggaggaagccggagtacccagagagaacccacgaatgcacagagagaacatgcaaattccATGCAGAATgaccctgggccgggaatcgaacccaggaccttcttgctgcaaggcaacagtgttgccaactgcgccactgtgcagtcCGCAGTTTGCTGCTTTAGGAATATAAATTCAGTTCCTGTGTGAAATATTCTGACAGAAACTTCCatgttaaaaacagttttaattctCACCATACGGCAGAATAAATACTTGTAGATAGATAATTTGAGTTGTCACAAGATGCTCCAGTTGTCATGATGAGGTGTCAAATCCTCAAGAAAATTTTTATTGCAAGTAAATCTATGGTTATATTTAACACTCACCAAATTTAGAATAATCttcagttttatatatatatatatattccatcACTTGGATGAATTTAaccatttacttttaaatgacCAACATTCTGATAgcaatatattttactttttcagtaTTAAAGCCTTTCATAGTTAATGTACTtgtttatttagtgtttttgcaatTTCTTAAGCaacagctgaaatgttttgatcTGTAAATTCATTCCAGCAGGACCAGCGTATAAACAAAAGTTAAGTGTACAGttttaaaaccctttttttctgcaaaagtgAAGCTCacatgttcttattttttatttgttttggtcttcatgaaaccagatatttacatttctcACCTTTTGAAGTTGAAAATGACCAATTTTTTCTTGgttagaattacaaaaattatttctatttgctaaatgccaagAAGCTTAGAGAgaatattttcta
Proteins encoded in this region:
- the LOC114144265 gene encoding equilibrative nucleoside transporter 2-like; its protein translation is MWNEKKQSSPSDRGQIVAIIIFTLGLETLLPWNFFITSSQYFNMQLNESVSSNGTSGPVQRKYNYDSWMVLLSQLPLLLFTLLNSLLYQWVKERLRVAFSLVVIFLLFALTAALVQVDMQPDNFFSVTMATIWFFNVFSAVLQGSLFGMVGLFPPRYSTVFMSGQGLAGIFAGVAMLCSIMSKSDPKSAALGYFVTPCLVTLGALLCYLLLPHLEFAHYYLNRNQAVKLDTSNKLLSNTDKIALNDNVKDLEARGVPEESRERSSVFAVFKKIWLMALCVTFVFAVTLSVFPVITVRVKTVYTKNADWDKVFTCVCCILVFNIMDLAGRSAPSLFQWPSKQSRLFPVAVLSRLVFIPLLMMCNIPNSKLTVLFRHDSAFVVIMALFSFSNGYLATLCMAYAPQLVRSRDCETAGSLMTFFLVLGLAVGASFSFLLGNLV